Below is a window of Corvus cornix cornix isolate S_Up_H32 chromosome 2, ASM73873v5, whole genome shotgun sequence DNA.
aggggaggaagaaatCAGTGTGATCTTAAAAACATTACTGCCTTTTCTGATGTGACTGTCATCTCCTGGTGGAATTTCGAGTCATCTCTAAAAATTATGAACTAAATTGCAGCTACCTATAGCTTTTGTGTGTGACCTGTatcactgcagcttttcaaaatgcagaacaCCTGCAACTTCAACCCACACTTCCAACAAGCCTTCATTTTCTATAGCTTTATTGGACATAGAACTGacttaaacaaaaaatgaactCACTGAAGAAGCTGCCCAGCTGTTGTAATTGTGATTGTCCAGATCTTTGGTAACTGAAGATGCATCTACAATGGCAGCAATGAGATACAAAACACAGGCACTTCCATTAAAACACAGACCCTGTTGAAAAGACAAGCACACATAATTAATATGTACAGGCATTTGTTTTCCAACATTACAAAACTCTCTTCTGAAATACGCTGAACATATGCAGCATACACTAGAAATATAATTCTTAACTATTTTTACCTTCTTCCATCTTTCTATCTGTAAGATTAAAATTTAACTGCTTTGAAGATCCATAAACAATACACCATACTTTGGACAAACTGTTCTCTCCATCACACTAAATCCAGAAAAGTCTTAAAGCTGGTGTGCTATGATTTtccaaaagtgaaaataaagactCAATTTGGTTATCGCAATCTGAGAGTTAGGCAGTAAGAATATGATACTACAtgataaaaaaacaaaaaaaaaagaaacaagacacACTGCACTTTGACTACATTTCTAATCTACACAAAGATAGGAGTCGATAACTCCTGGCATATGGagaatatttataaaacttccaaaactttgttttctacTGTACTTGAGGAGACAAAGAGggtgacatttttttttctcattcgTATTCTTCCATCTCCCAGTACCTTTCCTTTCTGCCTGTttttgagagaagaaagaaacaggtaAACCCAAGGAGAACAGTCTGAATGGACTACATGGGTCATCAAGATCCCTCCATGGCAGATGCTGCATTTTGTCCTCCAAGGAGCAATGTTAATGTCTCAGGGTACTTATGTTCATTACtaagaaagaagcaaagcaggTAACAATGACCTCACATGACAGAGAGAGCAAACAAAAAGTTCGTTTGGTTTTTGCATgtgagaaagaacaggaaaggaagagagaacagATGTCTgagaagatgaaagagaaaaatgtatgagggttttttaaaaagtacatgaTTTTAATACTTTGTCTTTTACTTTCTCACTACTTGGTCATGGAAGcttcttcctcttaaaaaaaaaaaaaaaaaaaaaaaagaaatcccgCAAAACTCCACTCTGCTGCTTGTCTAAGGCATACAAATTTGGTGCCAAATTTAAGTGGAATGCCTGTGACACGCTTTGCATGTAGTTACAATTGCAGGAATTGGTAACTCAATATAGACCTGGTCCTAAAGTTGTACATAATGAGCTCCCTTCAGCTTCTGGACCCCTGGTTTGCACGCCAGAGTGTCACACAAATATAACCTTTAACTGTTGCTGTAACTGTCTAAATGTTGCCATACTGATGCAGCTCCAACTATTAATTCCCATGGTGTGACCCAGTGGATGCTAGGAATTTATGCCAGTTATTCCCTATTTAATTAATctgccaccagctctggcaAAATCTAAAAAGAGCTGCAGCTCAAGAAGAGAAGCTCAGAAGGAACAGTGGAAAATATCCACTTACCTTTCCACAGGGAactgggctgggcagtgcctCAGCACACAGAGGGAGTCCAAGGACTGGCACTTGAGATTTGATTCACACACTTACAAACAAGTGGGGTTCATCTCACCTATACCAGTTTGTCCAATAAAAGGTATTATCTCTACCCACAGATGTCACCCCTCATTTGATCTGGGCAttacagcaataaaatattaaactgtcAATTTTAGGATGAGATGCCAACAACTGGCAGGTTCTGGTGAACTTCTGTAAAGCACTGATTTAGAAACTCCAAATTTGATACCTAGAGTATTTGTTGTTATTTTCAGATTTCCCATTCCAAGAAGACTCAATTACCCCGGAAAGCTACAAATCCCTGCAATATCTTGTcatgtagaaaagaaaaaagcacataaTTTCTGAgaagtgctgctctgggaaaaaaCACTGTTGGGGAAGATGGAATGCAGTGCAAGCTGACTGGGCCTTTACTGCCAATATATTTCTCAAACCAAATGGTTCATGCTAAATTACCATCTGCTTCTTAAATTCAAATTTAccagattttaaaagcttccaTTGATCGTTTTAGCAAAAAACTTGCACTATAAAGGAGAGTCAGTTTTGAAGCACATCCTTTGGGTTAATTTGCAGTAAAAGTAACCGCATCTTAAGCAATTTGGTAATGTGCTTAACCTGCAAAAAGTGAATTTATGACAGAGAGGTCCAGATGTAATTTTGGATACTGCATACAATAGGAACAGTTTGAGCTAACTGTCCCTAAGGAGGCAGAGCAGTAACTGGCAGATACTAAAATTCAGGATTCTCCAGAGAATAGGGTAAAGGTGGGTTGCAACTCAGTCAAAAAGGTGTGTGTCATGCTCTTTTGAACAAAGACTAAAAACACGTCCCTGAAAAGAGACTCAATGTTGTTCTTGGCCAGACAGGAGCAGCAAAGGACCAATTCAAAGGCTATTCCCAAAAGCTCTTTCAATACCTTAGGGCAAAACAAGCTGGAAAGCAAgcaacttttatttattttgtatttattttctctttatatgACCCCTTTATATAAAAGGAGATTACCTTTTGGACCTATATTTATGTACATCTACAATATATTTGGAACTCAGAGCAAGAGATACACTCAAtatgaaatagaaacaaatcAAATATTCCAGTTTGTCTACCACATAGATCAGGGGCAACTCATTTATGTGCAGTTGTCTCATAATAACATTCACCTGATGAAAGAAGGGTAATGACCAAAGCTTTATTCAAATGGATATAAAGATGCTTTCCCTTTGAATGTACTTCACTTACATGTAATGCAAtggggacccccccccccctttaaATGCACCCAGACACATTACTGCTGTAATTGAAATAATCCAACATTTCTATAGCAGTGTTACAGCCGTAATGGTAATTGCTGGTTATGAAACTTGAAAATAGAGAAGCTATCTGAACATAATCCTGGTTGTTCTCATTAGTAATTGCTATAGCTGGCTATTTATTGCAGCAGCAAATGGGAACACTAAAAGAGAAGAGTATTCCAGTATTCAATTTTAGTCACATACACAATATAGCTGATAACAAGCTGTGCAACACAGAAGTCAAATACATTTCAtcataaaaataacagaattcTAGTCAATAATAtttagctgttaaaaaaaataaaagaacagtaTGTCATTGTAATCCAacaaatgcaaagagaaaatttctaGTGATTCTTAGATGGGTCACAAATAGCCAGTTGGCTGAAATGACAATGACTTTTAGGATCTATTATCCTGAAGACCAGGTTGTTATGCAAATGAGGTAAAAACACACTGTTGCGAGTTAGAGCTGGCCAGGTTTGCTCAAACCATAAAAAGTGGATCTGAATTTTAAGTGCCTGGgaaatttttctgtaattacaaTAGCTGTTTATCTGATCTGCTTTAAGTCTTGAGCTAAAAGCAAAGGATTACATGGTACATATTTTACCTATATATAACACTAATTTTCAGCCCCATTTTCACAGTTGACTACATATGGATTTTCAGAGTGTTGCTACCTCTGAACCACCTTTGCTTTAACTTTAGCAGAGGAAGACTCTCATGTTTTAAGAGCTCAAGTCCTGCTTCTAATGCATGGTGTTGATTCCAGTAGGGATTCCTGCTGTTTAAGACATATGGCCAGGTCTGTTAGCTCAGAGGCAGCAACAGACTCATTCTTCATGGGATGTAACCactacagagagaaagagaggtcACTGTGCATAAGTATCAGTcacacacacattaaaaatCAAGTCACTATATCAACCAATGAAGAAAATGGTGAAACATCatagaaaaagtgtttttaaagtgTCTGGGTAGTATGAAGGTCAAACACTACAGGTATGCAGCCACACAGTAATTAGGGGAAAATCTACAAAGAGCACAAGTAGAGTTGCttaaataaacacacagaatgCACTGATATTTTATTGTCTTCAAAACCCAGCAAACCTGAAGCAACAAAGAATGGGTATATTTACCACCATGGTCCATGGCACCTGCGGGATCCTGGTGTAGGTCATTGTCATGTAGATGATCAGAAAGAAGACGGTGAGAACCCAGTAAAACACAGCTACAAACATCACCCAGCCAAAGGCTGGATATAGAAAGTATTCTGTTCCAGCGATCAGGGTCCACACCAGCAGCCCCAATACCTGCAAAAgttacagagaagaaagaaaactgttacACAGCTTTAGACCTCATACATTTGTTCTAGGTCAAGGAGTGACACCACTGCTGTTCCCACGAACTGTTTGACGAGCtgagctgggatgctgcactGGCAGAATACTGATTTAACAGagaagaacacagaaaactgGTTTTACTGTGGCAGGGTGTCACAAAGGGAAGGGCATCTAATCTGTTGGTTTAGCTCAACCTTTAGTTATTTTGGAGCCATACTTGCAGTGATTTTACAGCTAGCTCCTGAAAGGATTGCTTATTATAGCTCACTCACTGATGTGCATGAAGGCAAATACTGCTGTTTTGCTGCCAGCAAAGTCTCTTTAGAAACAACAGCCTGTGAAAGACCACTGGGATCTTCAAGTTCTAtctgccacagccacaggtAACTTACTAGTTGAAGTCTAGCTCAAAATGGTCCACACCTGCTCTGCAGACTAGCAGGCACCAGAGACACAGAACAACTTCTAGACCTTACTGTAAAAGGTTGTGGTAAAATATCAACACCACTACAACATGCAAATTTAAGTGCAGCAGACTAAGTCACATTGGGAACGTCATTATATTCCACAGTTCTTGAAACATCTACCAAGTGACTTGACCCTAAGCAGTCGATGAGGACTCATACTCAAGCAAAGTCCTCAAGCAAACCAGTCTGGGGGAAAAACTTCCCTCCTTATGTGGCAATCTGTTCATCTGTTCAGATCTAAGACATGAAGAAATACGCGAACCAGAGGTTTTAACAGACTTTCTCCAGTTTTCTCCAGTACAGTTGATCTCCAGTGCATTAAAAGGAATGAGGAGCAAGTGAAACATAAGTCAAGTCATAcgccacaggaaaaaaaagttgtgtgtTTTGCAAGTTGTCCAGCAGTTAGAAAAATTAACTATAATTAACTATAAAAGAAACTATAAACTATAAACCTAGCTATAAAAAGAAAGTGATGTTTTATACcttaaaaacacacaaacacaaaaagctAATCCCACCCCACACACTTTATTAGACTCAGATGTGGGAACTAAAATTCCTGTATTTGCAAACAAAGCTTATCTCTTTCTGCTGTCTGGACTACGGTGAAATTGCCTAGCAGTGACAAATTGAAGGattacaaaattaaagcaaacagcAAGACATTTAACACATAACAGCCATAGCTGGACGAGCTAAAGAACCTTCTACCCCAACATTCTATTTCCAGCAGCACTTAGTACCAGATATCTGAGGAAATACATTAAAGAACAGACCATGCAACAGTAATATTTCCTTGGACTACGCT
It encodes the following:
- the CMTM8 gene encoding CKLF-like MARVEL transmembrane domain-containing protein 8 gives rise to the protein MEPPVPPQEQPPRPRSHTVTTTSSSFTANLSASSSTLAYDREFLRTVPGLLMVTEIVLGLLVWTLIAGTEYFLYPAFGWVMFVAVFYWVLTVFFLIIYMTMTYTRIPQVPWTMVGLCFNGSACVLYLIAAIVDASSVTKDLDNHNYNSWAASSFFAFVVTSCYAGNTYFSFISWRSRTLQ